CGATGCAGGTGAGCGCGGCGGGCTGCGGTCACGGCGGTACCGTCACCTCGCACGGCAACTTTTCCCCGGCCAACCTGTCGCCCGGATCGATCGGGTTCGCGACCGTGCGGATCTTCAACCACGCCTCTCCGGGCACCCACACGCTGTCGGTCAAGTGCAACGACAGCGACCTCATCGCGACGGCCCGCTTCCGGATCCTGCAGGGCAACCCCTCGCAGGGCGGTATCGGCGGATCCTTCGGCCCGTCCACCGCCGAGACGGCCATCGGCGCAGGCCTGGTCGGCGCCTCCGCGCTGGGCGCGGGCGCCCACGTGTTGCGTCGGCGCCGTCCGCTCCGCGGCCGGAGCTGACCGTCGGCCCTCACGGTCGGTCGCCCACCGTCCGCCCCAGCCGTCCGTCCGCGTCGGCCAACCGTCCGCGTCGGCCACTGCCCGCTCCCGCCGGTCGCCCCGAGTCCTCCCAGAGGATCCGGGGCGACCGGCGGTGGAAGGGCGGCTGCGGGGGGCTCAGTGCCCGCGGCCGGATGCCCTGCGGCGCAGGGCGTAGGCGGTAGCGCCCGCGGCGGCGAGGAAGAGTCCGGCTCCGGCGCCGAGTTCCAGCGGGTCCATGCCGGCCACGCTGCCGCCCAGGCCGCCGCGGACACCCAGGGACGCACCGGTCGTGACGGGGGCCGGGGCGGTGGCGGTGCCCGTCCGCGTGGAACTCGTCGTGGGCCTGGTCGTGCCGCCGGCGATCGTCAGGTCGGCCGAGCCGGTCTCCCCGTTGCACGTGAAGGAGACGGAGTAGAGGGCTCCGGGCCGGGCGTCCCGGTCCACGGTGACCCGTACGGTCTGGCCGCGCGCGATGCTCACGGTGTCGAAGACACCGGAGGAGGCAGTGGAGTAGGCGGCGTTGCAGCCGCTGACCGCGAGTACCACCTGGCCGCCGGGGGCGACGGTCGAGGGGGTGAGGGTGAAGCCGAACGAAGTGACCTGCCGGGCCCGCTTGTCGGCCCGCTGACCGGTGTACTTCTCGGCGTACTGCTCGGTCTCGGGTATGGCCTGGGCTTCGGAGCGGGCCCCGGCCGCGAACGCGGCGGGCGCTCCGAGGGCTCCGAGGGTGAGCACGGCGAACGTGGCGCCGGCACTCAGCAGGGCGGTGGCGGAGGTACGTATCGCACCCATGGTTGATTCTCCGGATCCCCGAGGAGCAGCCGCGGAACGGTTTCCGCACGTGGGGGGTCGTGCGCCTCGATGTCCGCCACGCTAGGTGCGGGTGCCGGGGCCCGCGATCAGGAACGGGCGAACGGGTCACGGCCGTAGGCCGAACCGGGGACGGGAGGCCCGTCCCCGGTTTGCCGGGCGGACTCAGCCGCCGAGATCCAGGTGCGAGAACTGTGTGAGGAACGGTTCGGCGGTGGCCGAGAGGCCCCGCCCGAACGGCGCGTCGAAGTCCCAGATCAGGAACAGCAGGAACGCGATCAGCGCACTGAACAGCCCGGCCAGCAGCAGCTCCCGGAACGAGCGCCTGATCTGCAGGGTGAAGATCAGGCCCACCGTGACCAGGGCTCCGGCGATCAGCCCGAACCAGACGACCCCCGGCATCGTGGCCCCGGCGCTCGCGCCGCGTGCGCTGCGGGCGTCGTCGGCCACCGCGACCTGGTCGACGAGCGGCTGGTAGGCCTGGCCCTCGTGGTCGGTCTGCGGCTCGTAGTCGGTGACGTCACGGCGGACACGTTCCAGCAGCTCCCCGCCGCGGTCCGTGAGTTCGCCCTCGTCGACCATCGCCTTCCACTCCTTGTCCACGACGTGGGTGACGTACGCGTCGACGTCGGCCCGGATCCTCGCCCTGACCTCGGCCGGGTAGACCTGCGAGCGGACGCTGATCTCGTGCAGGGCCTGCGCTTCCTGGCGTACGTACTCCTGGGCGGCTCCGCGGCCCTCCCAGACGCCCGCGATCGCCAGGCCCAGCACGATCGCGTAGATCACCCCGATCATCATCGTCATGTACTCGATGACGTCCGGGGTCTCGTTCGGATCGTCGTCCTCGCCGATCCTGCGGTGATTGAAGAAGGCGATGGACAGCACCACGGCGCACGCCGCGGCCATCGCGAGGGACAGGACGAGCCATTCCGACAAGATGACTCCAGATCTTTCGACGGTGGGCGGATCACCGGGGGCGCAGCGCGACGATCGCGAGCACCGCGGGAGCCGCGGTCAGCAGGGTGAAGGTCACCGGCGAGATGTGGTGCTCGACCGGTTTGCGGGTCGCGGCGCGGTACACCGGGCGGGCCACCGGCTTGCGCGGCGGCGCCGTCACCGCGGGGGGCGGCGGTGGCGCCGGGGGTGCCGCGGCCGCGACGGGCGGGGCGGGCGCCGGCTTCGGCCGTGGCGGTGCGGGCAGGACCGGCTTGGGCACGGGCCGCGGCGCCGCCCGGGGCGGCGGGGGAGCGGGCTTCGGCGGTGGCGGGGGCGGGACGGGCTTCGGCGTGGGCTTCGGCGGCGTGGGCTCCGGCTCGGGCGGCGGGGTGGGCTTCGGAGGCGGCTCCGGCGGGCACGGCGGTGGCGGCGGAGGCGGGCAGTCGGGGTGGCCGCGGTGCCCTCCGCCCCGGCCGCCACCGCGGTGTCCTCCGTGGTCGGAGCGGTGGTGGGAGCGGTGGACGAAGCGGTGGTGCGAGCGTTGCTCCGACCACCGCCCGGTACCGTGATGTCCGCCACCCGGGCCGCGTCCGCGGTCGTCGCCGGAGGTCGTCGCGACCACTGTGGCGGCGGTCGCGCCGTTGCCGGAGTCGGTCGTCGCGTAGGCGCTGCTATCAGCCACGGCCGGCGTGGCGGACAAGGCCGCCCACAGCAGGACCGGGACCGCCAGCAGGCGCCTGGCACAGGCTCTGTTCACCCCGGGAGCATGGGCCCGCGCGCCCGCGCGCACGTGGGGCTCGGCCCCGGTTCGCCTGAACGGGTGGAGTGCCGACCGGAAAGGTTTGAGCCAGCCGCGGAGCCCCCGCAGTCGAGTCCGATCATCCTCCGGTCAATTCCCAAAAGGGATTAGTCGGTACTGTTCATTTGCCCCGGAAGTGCCGCCGGGCGCCTTTGGTGTGTGACGAAGAACGGATCGCCAATTTCCGCTTTTGCTCGCCCTGTTGGTCAATGATCAGTACATTCGGCTCGGACAGGAGTCCGACCCCGCACGGACCGCCGCAGGAACAACGCTTGGAGATCCCGATGGAGCGCCCCGCCTGGGCCCCGCCAGGCATCGACATCTCGGTGCCGAGCGTGTCCCGCATCTACGATTACTACCTCGGCGGGTCCCACAATTTCGAGGTCGACCGCCGGGCGGCCCGACGCGCCATGGAATTCATGCCGGGACTGCCCAAGATCATGCAGGCGAACCGGGCGTTCATGCGCCGTGCCGTCCGGTACGCCGTCGCCGAGGGGGTCACGCAGTTCCTCGACATCGGCTCCGGCATCCCCACCTTCGGCAACGTCCACGAGATCGCCCAGGCCGCCAGCCCCGGCGCCCGCGTGGTCTACGTCGACCACGATCCGGTGGCCGTGGCGCACAGCCATGCCGTCCTCCTGGACGACGAGCACACCGGCGTCGTCTCCGCCGACCTGCGCAAGCCCAAGGAGATCCTGGCCGCCCCCGAGGTCGGACGGCTCCTCGACCTCGACCGGCCGGTCGCACTCCTCCTCGTCGCCGTCCTGCACTTCCTGGAGGACGCCGACCGCCCCTACGACGCCGTGGCAGAACTGCGCGACGCGCTGGCCCCCGGGAGCCTGCTGATCCTCACCCACGCCTCCTACGAGGGCATCCCGCTCACGCAGGAGGTCGCGGGCGGAGCCGTCGGCGTCTACCGCGACATCCGCAACCCCCTCGTCATGCGCACCGGGGAGCAGATCGCCCGCTTCTTCGAAGGGTTCGACATGGTGGAGCCCGGCCTGGTCTCCATGCCCGACTGGCGCCCGGACCGCTCCGAGGACGGGGCGGACGGCGAGACGCCGGAAGACCCCTACGCCTTCTCCGGCTACGGCGGCGTGGGACGCAGGGCGTGAGACTTCCGGCACAGACGGCGGGCGCGCCGAACACCGTCGCGGCGCCCGCGGCCGCACCCGAGCCGACCGCGCGATCCGCGGTGGCCCCCAACGGCGGCATCGAGGACCGTATCTCCCGCTTCGCCACGATCTGGGGACGGGCGATCTTCCCGGTCACCGCGACCTCGCTGACCCGGCCCGAGTTCGAACGGCACCTCGTACCGCTCACCCGGACGCTCACCGAAGCCCTGCACGCCCGGCCCTTCGACGCAGCCGTGGCACAGCGGGTGGGCGCCGAACTCGTCGCCGTGCACTGCACCGACCCCGAGGCGCTGGCCGGGACCCTCGGCGTCATCGAGTCCTACCTGGTGCTCTACTGCGGACCGGACGGACTGGAAGGCTCCGGGGTGGAGGCCACCGCCGAGTACCACTCGCGCTGCGCACGGCTCCAGCACGCCCTCGCCGCGGGGTACGCCCGGGCGCTGCGCGAACGGACCCTCAGCGAGCAGGAAGCCATCGCCCGCTCCGCGCTGACCGCCCGCACCGACGCCCAGCAGGCCCTGCACGCGAGCGAGGAACGCTTCCGGGCGGTGTTCGAGGGCGCGGCCGTCGGCATCGGCATCGCCGACCTCGACGGAAACGTCCTGGAGGTCAACGACACGCTTCTGCAGATGTTCGGCGGGCTGGAGGGGCACGTCCGCAGCCGCAACGTCAGCGAATGGGGCCACCCCGACGACACCCCGCACGTCTGGCGGATGTACGGCGAACTGGTGCGCGGCGAGCGCGAGAGCTACCGCGTGGAGAAGCCGTACTACCGCCACGACGGGACCGTGCTCTGGACCAACCTCACGGTGTCGCTGCTGCGCGACGCCGAGGGCAAGCCGCAGTACCAGCTGGCGCTGATGGAGGACACCACCGAACGCCGGCTGCTCAACCTGCGCCTGCGCTACGAGGCCACGCACGACGCCCTCACCGGACTGCCCAACCGGACGCTGTTCTTCGAGCGCCTGGAGAAGGCCCTCAGCGGCTCCGGGGGAGAGCGCTACGGCCTGTGCTATCTCGACCTCGACGGTTTCAAGGCGGTCAACGACAGCCTCGGGCACTCGGCGGGGGACCGGCTGCTGGTGGAGGTCGCCGACCGGCTGCAGAGCTGCGCGACCGGTCCCGGCGAGGTCGTCGCCCGGCTCGGCGGCGACGAGTTCGTCGCCCTGACCACCGGCTCCGACACCGAGCAGAAGGTGACCGACCTCGCGGTCCGTATCCTGACGGCCCTGTCCGCCCCGATCCGCCTGGAGGGCCGTGAGCTGTCGGTCCGCGGCAGCATCGGCATCGTCGAGGGCCGTGCCAAGGAGCGCACCCCCGCCGAGGTACTGCGCAGTGCCGACATCACCATGTACCGGGCCAAGGCGGCCGGCGGCAACCGCTTCGAGTTCGCCGACGCCGAGGCCGACGCCCGCGCCATCACCCGGCACGGTCTGACCAACGCCCTGCCGGCGGCGCTGGAGCGCGGCGAGTTCTTCATCGAGTACCAGCCGCTGGTCCACATGCGCGACGGCACCGTGCACGGCGCCGAGGCGCTGGTGCGCTGGTCGCACCCGCAGTACGGGGTGCTCGGCCCGGACCGCTTCATCCCGCTCGCCGAACGGACCGGGCTGATCGTGCCCCTCGGCCGGTGGGTCCTGGAGGAGGCCGTCCGCCAGGCCCGTGTCTGGCAGCGCGAGCACGGGGGCGCCGCCCTGCGGATCAACGTCAACCTCTCCCCGACCCAGCTTCACCACCCCGGTCTGGTCGCCGACACCGTGGCGGTGCTGGAGAAGTCCGGCCTCGCCCCGGGCGCCCTGTGCCTGGAGGTCACCGAGTCGGCCCTGATAGGAGCCGACGACGAACTGCTGGAGCCGCTGCGCCGGCTGGCCGAACTCGGCGTGGACATCGCACTCGACGACTTCGGCACCGGCTACTCCAATCTGGCCAACCTGCGGCGCCTGCCGGTCAGCGTGCTCAAACTCGACCGCTCCTTCACCCGGGGAATGCAGCAGCAGCCTGCCGACCCGGTCGACGTCAAGATCGTGGAGGGGATCGTGGCGCTGGCCCACAGCCTCGAACTCGCCGTCACCGTCGAGGGCGTGGAGACCGGCGCACAGGCCGCCCAGCTGCGCGCGCTCGGCTGCGACACCGCCCAGGGCTGGTACTACGCCCGCCCCGGGGCCCCCGACCGCATCCACACCCTGTCCCTCTCCGACGCCGTGCCGACGCCTTCCTGACCGCCGCCGCCCGGCCCGGGCCGGCGAGGGCGGCGGACCGGGCCCGGCTGAGCGCCGCCGCGTCCTCGACGCCGGTGCTCATACCGAGTCCGCCGGCCACGGGGCGCACGTGTGCGGCATCCCCGGCGAGCAGGAGCCGACACTCCCGTGAGGACAGCAGGTGCTGAACCCGGCCGGTGGTCGGGCCCGGCGCACTTGTGGGTCAGGGCATGGCGAGCCACCACGGCGATGGCCGCCGCGGACTCCGGTCCCGCGGAGGCCACCGCTGTGTCCGGGCCTGGGTTCTCACCCTGTTGCAGCACCCCCTGGGCTGCCCCCGGACACAGCTGGAAGGAAAGACATGACGGACGAGCAGGAACTGGCCGAGATCCAGCGGCGGCACTGGCAGGACACCTACGCCGCCCACCCGGGCATGTACGGCGAGGAGCCGTCCGAGCCGGCAGTTCACGCCGCGTCCGCCTTTCAGGCAGCGGGAGCACGCGACGTTCTGGAGCTGGGGGCCGGACACGGCCGGGACGCGCTGTTCTTCGCGCGTGAAGGCTTCACCGTGCAGGCGACCGACTTCAGCCCCGTCGGGCTGGAAC
This DNA window, taken from Streptomyces sp. TN58, encodes the following:
- a CDS encoding DUF4239 domain-containing protein, whose product is MSEWLVLSLAMAAACAVVLSIAFFNHRRIGEDDDPNETPDVIEYMTMMIGVIYAIVLGLAIAGVWEGRGAAQEYVRQEAQALHEISVRSQVYPAEVRARIRADVDAYVTHVVDKEWKAMVDEGELTDRGGELLERVRRDVTDYEPQTDHEGQAYQPLVDQVAVADDARSARGASAGATMPGVVWFGLIAGALVTVGLIFTLQIRRSFRELLLAGLFSALIAFLLFLIWDFDAPFGRGLSATAEPFLTQFSHLDLGG
- a CDS encoding SAM-dependent methyltransferase; amino-acid sequence: MERPAWAPPGIDISVPSVSRIYDYYLGGSHNFEVDRRAARRAMEFMPGLPKIMQANRAFMRRAVRYAVAEGVTQFLDIGSGIPTFGNVHEIAQAASPGARVVYVDHDPVAVAHSHAVLLDDEHTGVVSADLRKPKEILAAPEVGRLLDLDRPVALLLVAVLHFLEDADRPYDAVAELRDALAPGSLLILTHASYEGIPLTQEVAGGAVGVYRDIRNPLVMRTGEQIARFFEGFDMVEPGLVSMPDWRPDRSEDGADGETPEDPYAFSGYGGVGRRA
- a CDS encoding putative bifunctional diguanylate cyclase/phosphodiesterase — its product is MRLPAQTAGAPNTVAAPAAAPEPTARSAVAPNGGIEDRISRFATIWGRAIFPVTATSLTRPEFERHLVPLTRTLTEALHARPFDAAVAQRVGAELVAVHCTDPEALAGTLGVIESYLVLYCGPDGLEGSGVEATAEYHSRCARLQHALAAGYARALRERTLSEQEAIARSALTARTDAQQALHASEERFRAVFEGAAVGIGIADLDGNVLEVNDTLLQMFGGLEGHVRSRNVSEWGHPDDTPHVWRMYGELVRGERESYRVEKPYYRHDGTVLWTNLTVSLLRDAEGKPQYQLALMEDTTERRLLNLRLRYEATHDALTGLPNRTLFFERLEKALSGSGGERYGLCYLDLDGFKAVNDSLGHSAGDRLLVEVADRLQSCATGPGEVVARLGGDEFVALTTGSDTEQKVTDLAVRILTALSAPIRLEGRELSVRGSIGIVEGRAKERTPAEVLRSADITMYRAKAAGGNRFEFADAEADARAITRHGLTNALPAALERGEFFIEYQPLVHMRDGTVHGAEALVRWSHPQYGVLGPDRFIPLAERTGLIVPLGRWVLEEAVRQARVWQREHGGAALRINVNLSPTQLHHPGLVADTVAVLEKSGLAPGALCLEVTESALIGADDELLEPLRRLAELGVDIALDDFGTGYSNLANLRRLPVSVLKLDRSFTRGMQQQPADPVDVKIVEGIVALAHSLELAVTVEGVETGAQAAQLRALGCDTAQGWYYARPGAPDRIHTLSLSDAVPTPS